Proteins encoded within one genomic window of Triticum aestivum cultivar Chinese Spring chromosome 2D, IWGSC CS RefSeq v2.1, whole genome shotgun sequence:
- the LOC123052242 gene encoding BTB/POZ domain-containing protein At3g49900, translated as MAMEMGRSWQELGVVDTIYEDDHEEEDEEEETEDCFNSPTMSSSAPTSASCSPAAPSASSSLPPALRTAVQGWSRANGSRKPDVIVRVQEHCFHLHRDPITSESSYLKRQLSECSDIAVDLPAGLTVDAFADAVASCYGADLALSPDNLAAAWAAADWLELTAEDGLARRAEDYFFEEVATDHGLAAAVLRSCAAFLGGEAAGAGAGLLVRCLETLAASGGADSRWLEDVAALPLEEFQVVVEGMRARLAHDHDLMYTIVDHYLENHKGKLTEEEKSRLCYNVNCAKLSHHLFMHLVQNPRLPLRFVVQAMLVEQLHSHHSMLLTQHHHAAAAAAPASAAPLPLPPGLHKRAISGAFSSAVAAATAGDAANMTLGDILQRDAVLRQSAHIRASMDATGHRIDTLERELAGLRCRLRRSEQAAAAATASAAIDRVSAKSASFRIPRSRLWNGEDLSSSTATTGRSAAKGNLSLKSRLVHGFKSLFGRRPGNGVALPPARSDDAGTDVRVGEKGACASCPPEPEDGYDKELRKEEWSARPHRRNLSMV; from the exons ATGGCCATGGAGATGGGCAGGAGCTGGCAGGAGCTCGGCGTCGTGGACACCATCTACGAGGACGAccacgaggaggaagacgaggaggaggagacggaggaCTGCTTCAACTCGCCCACCATGTCCTCCTCCGCGCCCACGTCGGCGTCCTGCTCGCCCGCGGcgccgtccgcctcctcctccctcccgccGGCGCTCAGGACCGCGGTGCAAGGATG GTCGCGGGCGAATGGATCGCGCAAGCCGGACGTGATCGTGCGTGTCCAAGAACACTGCTTCCATCTGCACAGG GACCCGATCACGTCGGAGAGCAGCTACCTGAAGCGGCAGCTGTCGGAGTGCAGCGACATCGCCGTGGACCTACCGGCAGGCCTCACGGTCGACGCGTTCGCCGACGCCGTGGCTTCCTGCTACGGCGCCGACTTGGCGCTGTCGCCGGACAACCTCGCCGCGGCGTGGGCGGCCGCGGACTGGCTGGAGCTGACCGCGGAGGACGGGCTGGCACGCCGCGCCGAGGACTACTTCTTCGAGGAAGTGGCCACGGACCACGGCCTCGCCGCGGCAGTGCTGCGGTCGTGCGCGGCGTTCCTCGGCGGCGAGGCCGCCGGGGCCGGCGCGGGGCTGCTCGTGCGGTGCCTGGAGACGCTCGCGGCTTCCGGCGGCGCCGACAGCAGGTGGCTCGAGGACGTGGCCGCGCTGCCGCTCGAGGAGTTCCAGGTGGTCGTGGAGGGCATGCGCGCGCGGCTCGCGCACGACCACGACCTCATGTACACCATCGTGGATCACTACCTCGAG AACCACAAGGGGAAGCTGACGGAGGAGGAGAAGAGCCGGCTGTGCTACAACGTGAACTGCGCCAAGCTGTCGCACCACCTCTTCATGCACCTCGTGCAGAACCCGCGGCTGCCGCTCCGCTTCGTCGTCCAGGCCATGCTCGTCGAGCAGCTGCACTCCCACCACTCCATGCTGCTCAcccagcaccaccacgccgccgccgccgcggctcccGCCTCCGCCGCGCCGCTGCCGTTGCCGCCTGGGCTACATAAGAGGGCCATCTCCGGCGCGTTCAGCAGCGCCGTGGCCGCCGCGACCGCCGGGGACGCCGCCAACATGACGCTCGGCGACATCCTGCAGCGCGACGCGGTGCTGCGCCAGTCCGCGCACATCCGCGCATCCATGGATGCCACGGGGCACCGCATCGACACCCTCGAGCGCGAGCTCGCCGGTCTCCGCTGCCGCCTGCGCCGCTCCGAGCAGGCCGCGGCTGCTGCAACGGCCTCGGCAGCCATCGACCGCGTGTCCGCCAAGTCGGCCAGCTTCCGCATTCCGCGCAGCCGGCTCTGGAACGGCGAGGACCTCTCGTCCAGCACCGCCACCACCGGCCGCTCCGCCGCGAAGGGCAACCTTAGCCTCAAGTCACGTCTGGTGCACGGGTTCAAGAGCCTGTTCGGCCGGAGGCCAGGGAACGGTGTCGCGCTGCCGCCCGCGAGGAGTGATGACGCCGGCACTGACGTCCGCGTCGGCGAGAAAGGCGCGTGTGCGTCATGTCCACCGGAGCCGGAGGACGGCTACGACAAGGAGCTGCGCAAGGAGGAGTGGAGTGCTCGGCCTCACCGGAGGAACCTGTCCATGGTGTGA